From Camelina sativa cultivar DH55 chromosome 20, Cs, whole genome shotgun sequence, the proteins below share one genomic window:
- the LOC104770520 gene encoding E3 ubiquitin-protein ligase RHF2A: MEGAAGETATSEGHLTSAAAFVEGGIQDACDDACSICLESFCDSDPSTLTSCKHEYHLQCILEWCQRSSQCPMCWQSLSLKDPTSQELLEGVVQERNFRFTPSRNATIFRHPALGDFELQHLPVGVDNAEIEERIIQHLAAAAAMGRARHGVRREGHRSRSSSQSHPQFMVFSSHPNASSPAPHPPMPSSPSQRDEDDTVTNLPLSPHSGLGEGSNQPQTSSHPRQVSPSASDSNSRSANQSSPSDQDRAGPSELQSFSESLKSRLNAVSTRYKESISKNTRSWKDRFFSRNTSMADIGSEVKREVSAGIATVSRMMERLETRENSRPSSASVSDVSENHTPESNNEHNRSEAGGEHSMNERGVKDTCATGSGSS; encoded by the exons ATGGAG GGAGCGGCGGGAGAAACGGCGACGTCAGAGGGGCATCTGACTTCAGCAGCAGCTTTTGTTGAAGGTGGGATTCAAGATGCTTGTGATGACGCCTGTAGCATTTGTCTTGAATCCTTCTGTGATAGCGATCCTTCTACt TTGACTAGTTGCAAGCATGAGTATCATCTTCAATGCATTCTTGAGTG gTGTCAAAGGAGTTCACAGTGTCCAATGTGTTGGCAATCACTTAGTCTCAAAGACCCCACAAG TCAGGAGTTGCTTGAGGGTGTTGTACAGGAGAGGAATTTCCGCTTCACTCCATCTAGAAATGCCACCATATTTCGTCATCCAGCTCTTGGTGATTTTGAATTACAACAT CTCCCAGTTGGGGTGGATAATGCCGAGATTGAAGAGCGAATCATTCAGCACTTGGCCGCTGCTGCTGCTATGGGAAGAGCGAGACATGGGGTAAGAAGGGAAGGCCACAGAAGCAGGTCTTCAAGTCAAAGCCATCCACAGTTCATGGTGTTTTCTTCGCATCCTAATGCTTCTTCCCCTGCACCTCATCCCCCCAtgccttcttctccttctcagaGAGATGAGGATGACACAGTCACAAACCTTCCGTTATCTCCTCACAGTGGTTTAGGGGAGGGTTCAAATCAGCCACAAACATCTTCTCATCCCCGCCAGGTTTCTCCCTCGGCATCTGATTCAAACAGCAG GTCTGCTAATCAATCTTCCCCAAGTGATCAAGATAGAGCTGGACCATCAGAACTCCAATCATTTTCGGAATCGCTAAAGTCTCGATTAAACGCTGTGTCAACGAG ATACAAAGAATCGATATCAAAGAACACAAGGAGCTGGAAAGATAGATTTTTTTCTCGCAACACGTCCATGGCAGATATTGGCTCTGAGGTTAAACGAGAGGTCAGTGCCGGGATCGCCACTGTGTCCCGCATGATGGAACGTCTAGAAACGAGAGAAAACAGTAGGCCCAGCTCTGCATCTGTATCAGATGTCTCAGAAAATCACACTCCTGAATCAAACAATGAGCATAATAGATCAGAAGCGGGTGGTGAACATTCTATGAATGAAAGAGGTGTTAAAGATACATGTGCGACTGGTTCTGGTTCAAGCTAA
- the LOC104770522 gene encoding replication factor C subunit 1 — translation MSDIRKWFMKAHEKGNGSAPKSTSSKTGAVKSAAETAPIKSEQASGDLETAARRKTSKYFGKEKTIVKDEKEVEELPAKRKLKTESDDLSKPRPRKVTKVDDDDDDFDVPIPRKTRDSTPSKKLKSGSGRGIATKTDKDEDDDGEDAQEKETPLKSGGRGRGGRAASGAPTAGRGRGGGRGGFMNFGERKDPPHKGEKEVPEGTPDCLAGSTFVISGTLDSLEREEAEDLIKRHGGRITGSVSKKTTYLLCDEDIGGRKSEKAKELGTKFLTEDGLFDMIRSSKPIKKSLPERTNKGTEKVCAPPKTSPQKEVTRGKPLAKSSPNKVPPAKGKKKIIETSLPWTEKYRPKVPNEIVGNQSLVTQIHNWLSHWHDQFGGTGSKGKGKKVNDAGAKKAILLSGTPGIGKTTSAKLVSQMLGFQTVEVNASDSRGKANSNIAKGIGGSNANTVKELVNNEAMAANMDRSKHPKTVLIMDEVDGMSAGDRGGVADLIASIKISKIPIICICNDKYSQKLKSLVNYCLPLNFRKPTKQQMGKRLMHIAKAEGLEVNEIALEELAERVNGDIRLALNQLQYMSLSMSAIKYDDIRQRLLSSAKDEDISPFSAVDKLFSYNGGKLRMDERIDLSMSDPDLVPLIIQENYLNYRPSGKDEAKRMELLARAAESIADGDIINVQIRRYRQWQLSQSCCVASSILPASLLHGSREVFEQGERNFNRFGGWLGKNSTAGKNRRLMEDLHVHVLASRESSSGRETLRVDYLPLLMNRLTSPLQTLPKDEAVSEVVDFMNSYSISQEDFDTIMELGKFKGRANPMEGVPPPVKAALTKKYNELNKTRMVRVADMVQIPGMKKAPKKRIAAMLEPTADSLGDEDGEPLAENEEENASDAEEEDSEEANDGEKLESNLKNLNARGIQVELDLKGAGSSGSRKAAGKGRGRGKAADASAEKKATGRGSGTKRKR, via the exons ATG TCGGATATTAGGAAGTGGTTTATGAAAGCCCATGAAAAAGGGAACGGAAGTGCTCCGAAATCGACCTCTTCCAAGACAGGTGCTGTAAAGAGTGCTGCCGAGACTGCACCTATAAAATCAGAGCAG GCTAGTGGAGACCTGGAAACTGCTGCTAGAAGAAAAACGAGCAAGTATTTTGGTAAAGAAAAAACGATAGTTAAAGATGAGAAAGAGGTGGAAGAATTACCTGCCAAGAGGAAACTTAAGACTGAGTCTGATGATTTAAGCAAGCCCCGTCCAAGAAAGGTTACCAAGgttgatgatgacgatgacgattTTGATGTACCTATTCCAAGGAAGACTCGTGATAGCACACCCAGCAAAAAACTAAAGTCGGGGTCAGGTAGAGGAATCGCAACTAAAACTGATAAAGAcgaggatgatgatggtgaagatgCCCAAGAAAAGGAGACTCCTCTGAAATCAGGTGGAAGAGGCCGTGGCGGTAGAGCTGCATCAGGGGCCCCAACTGCTGGAAGAGGAAGAGGTGGAGGGCGAGGTGGGTTTATGAATTTTGGTGAAAGGAAAGACCCACCGCATAAAGGGGAAAAG GAAGTTCCTGAAGGCACCCCTGATTGCTTAGCTGGATCGACATTTGTAATTAGTGGAACACTTGATAG tttagaaagagaagaagcagaagatcTTATAAAGCGGCATGGTGGTCGTATTACAGGCTCTGTTAGCAAGAAAACG ACGTACCTTTTGTGTGATGAAGATATCGGCGGAAGAAAATCTGAAAAAGCTAAAGAGCTGGG CACTAAGTTCCTTACAGAGGATGGCCTATTTGACATGATCCGGTCCTCGAAACCCATAAAAAAGTCTCTGCCTGAAAGGACTAACAAAGGCACTGAAAAAGTCTGTGCACCACCGAAGACAAGCCCTCAGAAAGAAGTGACAAGAG GAAAGCCTTTAGCAAAAAGTTCGCCCAACAAGGTTCCCCCAgcgaaaggaaaaaagaaaattattgagACTTCCTTGCCATGGACGGAAAAATACAGACCGAAGGTTCCAAATGAGATTGTTGGGAATCAGTCACTG GTAACTCAGATTCACAACTGGCTGTCCCACTGGCATGATCAATTTGGAGGTACTGGAAGTAAAGGAAAGGGAAAGAAAGTGAATGATGCTGGTGCCAAGAAGGCTATACTTTTGAGCGGAACACCTGGTATTGGAAAAACAACATCAGCAAAGTTGGTTAGTCAGATGCTTGGTTTCCAGACAGTTGAG GTTAATGCTAGTGACAGTCGTGGAAAGGCGAACTCGAATATCGCCAAAGGTATTGGTGGTAGTAATGCAAATACTGTGAAGGAACTTGTCAATAACGAAGCCATGGCCGCTAACATGGATAG GTCAAAGCACCCGAAGACTGTTCTAATCATGGATGAAGTAGATGGAATGTCTGCAGGCGACAGGGGAGGTGTTGCCGATCTTATTGCTAGCattaaaatatcaaagattCCTATCATCTGCATTTGTAATGACAAATACAGTCAGAAACTGAAGAGTTTAGTAAACTACTGTCTTCCCCTCAATTTCCGGAAGCCCACGAAACAGCAG ATGGGAAAAAGGCTGATGCATATTGCTAAGGCAGAAGGCCTTGAAGTTAATGAA atTGCCCTGGAAGAACTCGCTGAGAGAGTAAATGGTGACATACGTTTGGCCCTAAATCAGCTCCAATATATGAGCCTGTCCATGTCAGCCATCAAGTATGATGATATCAGGCAACGCCTGCTAAGCAGTGCTAAGGATGAAGATATTTCCCCTTTCTCAGCTGTTGACAA GTTGTTTAGTTATAATGGTGGGAAGCTGAGAATGGATGAACGGATTGACCTAAGCATGAGTGATCCTGATTTGGTTCCTCTAATAATACAG GAAAACTATCTCAATTATAGGCCATCAGGTAAAGATGAGGCAAAACGAATGGAGTTACTTGCTCGTGCTGCTGAATCCATTGCGGATGGAGATATTATCAACGTGCAGATTCGAAGATACAGGCAGTGGCAACTTTCTCAGTCATGCTGTGTTGCATCTTCTATTCTCCC AGCTTCATTGTTGCATGGATCAAGGGAGGTATTCGAGCAG GGTGAGCGTAACTTCAATAGATTTGGTGGGTGGCTTGGCAAGAATTCTACGGCGGGAAAAAATAGACGGTTAATGGAGGATCTGCATGTTCATGTCCTTGCTTCCCGTGAATCCAGCTCTGGAAG GGAGACTCTTCGTGTTGATTATCTTCCCCTGCTCATGAATCGCTTGACTAGCCCACTTCAGACGCTGCCTAAG GATGAAGCTGTTTCAGAAGTTGTTGATTTCATGAACTCCTACTCTATAAGTCAGGAGGACTTTGATACTATTATGGAGTTGGGAAAATTTAAG GGACGTGCAAATCCAATGGAGGGTGTTCCACCTCCAGTTAAAGCagctttgaccaaaaaatataatgaGTTGAATAAAACCAGAATGGTACGTGTTGCTGACATGGTGCAAATTCCGGGAATGAAAAAGGCCCCTAAGAAGCGAATAGCTGCAATGCTGGAACCAACTGCTGATAGTTTGGGAGATGAGGATGGCGAGCCGTTagcagaaaatgaagaagaaaatgcatcagatgctgaagaagaagactcag AAGAAGCAAACGATGGAGAAAAGCTAGAGTCGAATCTAAAGAATCTGAATGCTAGAG GGATCCAAGTTGAATTGGATTTGAAGGGAGCTGGGAGCTCTGGTTCAAGAAAAGCAGCTGGTAAAGGCAGAGGCAGAGGCAAAGCAGCAGATGCGTCTGCTGAGAAGAAAGCTACAGGGAGAGGTTCTGGTAccaagagaaagagatga
- the LOC104770523 gene encoding protein STRICTOSIDINE SYNTHASE-LIKE 3-like: MALFLSPRTITLLSLTLSLALYCSIDPFNHCAISDFPNFVSHEVISPRPDEVQWERDSQNSLQKSKILFLNQVQGPESVAFDPLGRGPYTGVADGRVLFWNGDEWIDFAYTSSNRSVICDPKPSALSYLRNEHICGRPLGLRFDKRNGDLYIADAYMGLLKVGPEGGLAMPLVTEAEGVPLGFTNDLDIDDDGTVYFTDSSINYQRRNFLQLVFSGDNSGRVLKYDPIAKKAVVLVSNVQFPNGVSISKDGSFFLFCEGDVGRLGRYWLKGEKAGTTDVFAVLPGHPDNVRTNQNGEFWVALHCKRNYYSYLMARYPKLRMFILRLPITARTHYSFQIGLRPHGLVAKYSPEGKLMQVLEDSEGKFVRSVSEVEEKDGKLWLGSVLMNFVAVYEL; the protein is encoded by the exons ATGGCTTTGTTCTTATCTCCTAGAACCatcactcttctctctctcaccctCTCCCTCGCGCTCTACTGCAGCATCGACCCTTTCAACCACTGCGCCATCTCCGATTTCCCAAATTTCGTCTCTCACGAGGTTATCTCCCCACGTCCCGATGAAGTTCAATGGGAGAGAGATTCACAGAACTCACTTCAGAAATCAAAGATTCTGTTTTTAAACCAAGTCCAAGGCCCCGAGAGCGTCGCGTTTGATCCTCTCGGACGTGGTCCGTACACAGGTGTTGCTGATGgtagggttttgttttggaacGGTGACGAATGGATTGATTTCGCTTACACCTCGAGTAATCGATCGGTGATTTGTGATCCGAAGCCTTCTGCTTTGAGTTACTTGAGGAACGAACATATCTGTGGACGTCCTTTGGGTCTTCGTTTCGATAAGAGAAACGGAGATTTGTACATCGCTGATGCGTATATGGGACTTTTGAAAGTAGGTCCTGAAGGTGGCTTAGCAATGCCGCTTGTAACTGAAGCTGAGGGTGTTCCATTGGGTTTTACTAATGATCTTGacattgatgatgatggaacTGTTTACTTTACTGATAGCAGTATCAATTACCAGAGAAG GAACTTCTTGCAGCTCGTCTTCTCTGGAGATAACAGTGGGAGAGTTCTGAAGTATGATCCAATAGCTAAGAAAGCTGTTGTTCTAGTCTCTAATGTTCAGTTTCCTAATGGTGTGTCTATCAGCAAAGAcggttctttctttctattctgTGAAGGAGATGTTGGAAG ACTAGGAAGGTACTGGTTAAAAGGGGAGAAAGCTGGAACAACAGATGTGTTTGCGGTACTACCAGGGCATCCTGATAACGTAAGGACAAACCAAAACGGTGAATTTTGGGTGGCGCTTCATTGCAAGCGCAACTACTACTCATACTTAATGGCAAGGTATCCTAAGCTGAGGATGTTCATACTAAGACTCCCAATCACTGCAAGAACACACTACTCGTTCCAGATCGGGTTGCGACCTCACGGATTGGTGGCAAAGTATAGCCCTGAAGGGAAGCTTATGCAGGTTTTGGAAGATAGTGAAGGGAAGTTTGTGAGATCGGTGAGTGAagttgaagagaaagatggGAAGCTTTGGCTGGGGAGTGTGTTGATGAACTTTGTTGCTGTCTATGAGCTCTGA
- the LOC104770524 gene encoding ubiquitin carboxyl-terminal hydrolase 8 — protein sequence MNGTSSEESPDSTQRIDSFNGEQRVYFVPLRWWKDAQDSMPSELVEKREILYTATTGSSYGGPMKLINNIFNSDILFDLKREGDALQNGETGEASVSGRDFALVSSDMWLQALKWHHDDKNTERGVKSFSAGGVDRADVYPVQLRLSVVQETNSLAVKICKKDNSVECFRRACKIFSLDSEQLRIWDISGQTTLFFESDVSTSKDCQQQADQEMLLELQIYGLSDSIKLKESKKEDGSTQQTNGINGGTVFRFGRSNSLSFLAKAGEAGTLGLTGLQNLGNTCFMNSSLQCLAHTPKLVDFFLGEYSKEINLDNPLGMKGEIALAFGDLLRSLWAPGASTVAPRTFKGKLARFAPQFSGFNQHDSQELLAFLLDGLHEDLNRVKNKPYVEAKDGDGRPDAEVADEYWRNHVARNDSIIVDVCQGQYKSTLVCPICKKVSVMFDPFMYLSLPLPCTSMRTMDLTVMSADGSSLPIPLTVNVPKFGKFEDLHKALVTACSLPEDETLLVTEVYNNRILRFLEEPTDSLTLIRDGDKLVVYRLKKDANNSPLIVYMHQKLEEQFISGKSSPTWKAFGIPLVSRLCDVENGSDVENLYLKLLTSFKMPTELFTENHEIPTEEEATDKADTVDTTTEDTNSIDVKETAESLPDPVLRLYLTDDRGNLIESEVLKEKPINKSKRVNVLARWPVKELDVYDTCLLSSLPEVCKFGTKRPQETVSLYKCLEAFLTEEPLGPDDMWYCPGCKEHRQAIKKLDLWRLPEILVIHLKRFSYSRFMKNKLEAYVDFPLDDLDLSTYISYKNGQTTYRYMLYAISNHYGSMGGGHYTAYVHHGGDRWYDFDDSHVHPISQEKIKTSAAYVLFYKRLVD from the exons ATGAACGGGACGTCGTCCGAGGAATCTCCCGATTCAACTCAGCGGATCGATTCGTTCAATGGCGAGCAGAGAGTCTACTTCGTCCCCTTGAG GTGGTGGAAAGATGCCCAAGATTCAATGCCTTCTGAATTAGTTGAAAAAAGAGAGATCTTGTATACAGCAACAACTGGCTCCTCTTATGGAGGCCCTATGAAGTTGATAAATAACATCTTTAACTCCGATATTTTGTTCGATTTGAAGAGAGAAGGAGATGCGTTACAGAATGGTGAAACGGGAGAAGCAAGCGTCTCAGGCAGGGACTTTGCTTTAGTCTCAAGTGATATGTGGCTTCAGGCACTCAAAtg GCatcatgatgataaaaatacTGAGAGAGGCGTTAAAAGTTTCTCGGCTGGAGGAGTTGACAGAGCTGATGTTTATCCAGTACAACTCAGGCTCTCCGTTGTGCAGGAAACCAATTCATTGGCGGTTAAAATTTGCAAAAAG GACAATTCAGTTGAATGCTTCAGAAGAGCATGCAAGATATTCAGCCTGGATTCTGAGCAG TTGCGCATTTGGGACATTTCTGGCCAAACAACCTTGTTTTTTGAAAGTGATGTGAGCACTTCCAAAGATTGTCAACAACAAGCAGATCAGGAA ATGCTCCTAGAGCTTCAGATTTATGGATTATCAGACTCCATCAAATTGAAGGAATCAAAAAAGGAAGATGGTTCCACACAGCAAACCAATGGCATTAATGGTGGCACAGTGTTTAGATTTGGACGGAGTAATTCTTTGAGCTTTTTGGCAAAAGCTGGAGAAGCTGGAACTTTGGGGTTGACAGGCTTGCAGAATCTAGGAAATACTTGTTTCATGAACAGTTCCCTTCAATGCTTGGCTCACACACCGAAGCTTGTCGACTTCTTTCTTGGAGAGTATAGTAAAGAAATAAATCTTGACAACCCATTGGGAATGAAA GGTGAGATCGCCTTAGCTTTTGGTGATTTGTTGAGGAGTCTGTGGGCGCCAGGTGCATCAACAGTGGCCCCAAGGACATTCAAAGGGAAACTTGCTCGCTTTGCTCCTCAGTTTAGTGGCTTTAATCAGCATGATTCGCAG GAACTTCTAGCTTTCTTGCTTGATGGACTCCACGAGGACTTAAACCGTGTAAAGAACAAGCCTTACGTGGAAGCAAAAGATGGAGATGGCCGTCCAGACGCAGAAGTGGCTGATGAATATTGGCGAAATCATGTGGCTCGCAATGATTCGATAATTGTTGATGTGTGCCAA GGCCAATACAAATCAACATTAGTTTGTCCTATTTGCAAAAAGGTTTCTGTTATGTTTGATCCGTTCATGTACCTATCGCTACCTTTGCCATGCAC ATCAATGCGAACGATGGATTTAACAGTCATGAGTGCCGATGGGAGTAGTCTGCCTATTCCATTGACTGTCAACGTTCCTAAGTTTGGAAAATTCGAAGATCTTCATAAGGCTCTTGTCACTGCCTGCTCTTTACCAGAGGATGAGACTTTACTGGTTACTGAG GTATACAATAATCGGATTCTTCGCTTCCTGGAGGAGCCTACTGATTCATTAACCTTGATCAGAGATGGTGACAAACTTGTCGTGTACCGGTTAAAGAAAGATGCAAACAATTCTCCTTTGATTGTGTATATGCATCAGAAGCTGGAAGA GCAGTTTATATCTGGGAAATCTAGCCCAACTTGGAAGGCATTTGGGATCCCCTTGGTCTCTAGGCTTTGTGATGTCGAGAATGGATCTGATGTCGAGAACCTGTACCTGAAGCTGCTTACTTCATTTAAGATGCCTACTGAACTCTTCACAGAGAATCATGAAATTCCAACTGAAGAAGAAGCCACTGATAAAGCAGATACCGTTGATACTACAACTGAGGATACAAATTCTATTGACGTGAAGGAGACTGCTGAATCTCTTCCAGATCCTGTGTTGAGGCTTTACCTAACTGACGACAGAGGAAACTTAATAGAATCTGAAGTATTGAAAGAAAAGCCTATAAATAAATCCAAGCGGGTGAATGTGCTTGCACGTTGGCCAGTAAAAGAGCTTGACGTTTATGATACTTGTCTTCTGAGCTCCTTACCTGAGGTTTGCAAATTTGGAACTAAGAGACCCCAAGAAACCGTTTCGCTTTACAAGTGCCTTGAGGCATTCTTGACGGAGGAGCCTCTTGGTCCTGATGACATGTG GTATTGTCCTGGCTGCAAAGAGCACCGGCAAGCCATTAAAAAGTTAGATCTCTGGAGGTTGCCTGAGATCCTGGTTATTCACCTCAAGAGATTTTCTTATAGTCGGTTTATGAAGAACAAGCTTGAGGCGTATGTGGACTTCCCGCTCGATGATCTTGATCTATCGACCTACATTTCTTACAAGAATGGTCAGACAACTTATCGCTACATGCTGTATGCGATTAGCAATCACTACGGAAGCATGGGAGGTGGTCATTACACTGCATATGTTCAC CATGGAGGTGATCGATGGTATGACTTTGATGATAGCCATGTCCACCCAATCAGTCAAGAAAAGATCAAGACCTCAGCTGCTTACGTTTTGTTCTATAAACGCCTTGTAGACTAA
- the LOC104770525 gene encoding uncharacterized protein LOC104770525 isoform X2 gives MRRQNFADSPAGAYGAGQIQDAHSDFQGQLEAFTPERDQPFSDSRPEGQWRWERDGPNMSRPMATAVYNEGQQGVDSSRTYYRGQMDPKPGMEKQGSVPRAQSQHQENPKTGYDNNRGMQTFEGLEQKFMDDITRLAKDQIEAEDAEIARHREKIKTINTRYEEQLATLRARHTSKREEIMRKESQARQQQYKQQAMGMTDQYHPSTVGPASLLPSGHPQGYIDNAQDPVPSADAPSRSYGSERFEAYGERARFQGGNRDHGFEPRGQYPGGTVYDTASRFFY, from the exons ATGAGAAGACAAAACTTTGCGGACTCACCTGCCGGTGCATATGGAGCTGGACAGATACAGGACGCCCATTCTGATTTCCAAGGTCAACTAGAGGCATTCACGCCTGAGAGGGACCAACCATTTTCAGATTCACGACCAGAGGGTCAGTGGAGATGGGAAAGAGATGGCCCAAATATGTCAAGACCAATGGCAACTGCAGTTTACAATGAAG GACAACAAGGTGTTGATTCATCGAGGACGTATTACCGTGGCCAAATGGATCCAAAGCCTGGAATGGAGAAGCAAGGCAGTGTTCCCAGAGCTCAATCACAACACCAAGAAAACCCCAAAACTGGTTATGATAATAACCGTGGGATGCAGACCTTTGAAGGTCTGGAGCAAAAGTTCATGGATGATATAACCAGACTAGCAAAAGATCAAATCGAAGCAGAGGATGCAGAGATTGCCAGACATCGAGAG AAAATAAAGACCATTAATACTCGGTACGAGGAACAGTTAGCTACACTTAGAGCACGTCACACaagtaagagagaagagatcatGAGGAAAGAATCACAAGCCAGACAGCAACAATACAAGCAGCAAGCCATGGGGATGACTGATCAGTACCATCCAAGCACGGTTGGTCCAGCCAGTCTACTGCCATCTGGTCATCCCCAAGGTTACATTGACAATGCTCAAGATCCAGTACCTTCGGCGGATGCACCATCCAGATCCTATGGTTCAGAACGGTTTGAAGCATACGGAGAGAGAGCTAGGTTTCAGGGCGGAAACAGAGATCACGGGTTCGAGCCAAGGGGTCAGTACCCTGGTGGGACAGTCTACGACACTGCCTCAAGGTTCTTCTACTGA
- the LOC104770525 gene encoding uncharacterized protein LOC104770525 isoform X1, with the protein MSQIRPGGPIRDPYIFHKIKIVHRFFLGFRRPSARRLLLPPRRVWEKVKMRRQNFADSPAGAYGAGQIQDAHSDFQGQLEAFTPERDQPFSDSRPEGQWRWERDGPNMSRPMATAVYNEGQQGVDSSRTYYRGQMDPKPGMEKQGSVPRAQSQHQENPKTGYDNNRGMQTFEGLEQKFMDDITRLAKDQIEAEDAEIARHREKIKTINTRYEEQLATLRARHTSKREEIMRKESQARQQQYKQQAMGMTDQYHPSTVGPASLLPSGHPQGYIDNAQDPVPSADAPSRSYGSERFEAYGERARFQGGNRDHGFEPRGQYPGGTVYDTASRFFY; encoded by the exons ATGTCACAGATCCGACCCGGAGGCCCAATCAGAGACCCAtacatatttcacaaaattaaaattgtacaTCGCTTCTTCCTCGGCTTTCGTCGGCCTTCTGcgcgtcgtcttcttcttcctccgcgTCGG GTTTGGGAGAAAGTGAAAATGAGAAGACAAAACTTTGCGGACTCACCTGCCGGTGCATATGGAGCTGGACAGATACAGGACGCCCATTCTGATTTCCAAGGTCAACTAGAGGCATTCACGCCTGAGAGGGACCAACCATTTTCAGATTCACGACCAGAGGGTCAGTGGAGATGGGAAAGAGATGGCCCAAATATGTCAAGACCAATGGCAACTGCAGTTTACAATGAAG GACAACAAGGTGTTGATTCATCGAGGACGTATTACCGTGGCCAAATGGATCCAAAGCCTGGAATGGAGAAGCAAGGCAGTGTTCCCAGAGCTCAATCACAACACCAAGAAAACCCCAAAACTGGTTATGATAATAACCGTGGGATGCAGACCTTTGAAGGTCTGGAGCAAAAGTTCATGGATGATATAACCAGACTAGCAAAAGATCAAATCGAAGCAGAGGATGCAGAGATTGCCAGACATCGAGAG AAAATAAAGACCATTAATACTCGGTACGAGGAACAGTTAGCTACACTTAGAGCACGTCACACaagtaagagagaagagatcatGAGGAAAGAATCACAAGCCAGACAGCAACAATACAAGCAGCAAGCCATGGGGATGACTGATCAGTACCATCCAAGCACGGTTGGTCCAGCCAGTCTACTGCCATCTGGTCATCCCCAAGGTTACATTGACAATGCTCAAGATCCAGTACCTTCGGCGGATGCACCATCCAGATCCTATGGTTCAGAACGGTTTGAAGCATACGGAGAGAGAGCTAGGTTTCAGGGCGGAAACAGAGATCACGGGTTCGAGCCAAGGGGTCAGTACCCTGGTGGGACAGTCTACGACACTGCCTCAAGGTTCTTCTACTGA